The genomic stretch GCGCGAATCCGCCAGCCCCACGTCCTCCGACGCGAGAATCACGAGACGCCGCGCGATGAACAACGCATCCTCGCCGCCATCGATCATTCGCGCGAGCCAATAGATGGCCGCGTCCGGATCGCTCGCGCGAATGCTTTTGATGAATGCGCTGATCACGTCGTAGTGCGCTTCGCCGCCCTTGTCGTACGTCGAACCGCGCCGCTGCATCGCCTCCTGCACCATCGCTTTGGTGACGACGCGCTCCCCGTGCTCCTCCGGCGCGGCGTGCGCCGCAAATTCCAACGCGTTGAGCGCGGTGCGAGCGTCGCCGTTCGCATAACCGATGAGCGACGCGCGCGCGTCGTCCTCCAGGCGGACGTGCAGATCGGCGATCCCGCGTTCGCGGTCGCGGAGCGCGCGATCGACCAAGACCGCGATGTCCTCATCGAGCAGTTGCTGCAGGACGAAGACGCGAGCGCGGGAGAGCAGCGCCGAATTCACCTCGAACGACGGGTTCTCCGTGGTCGCGCCGATCAAGACGATCGTGCCGTCCTCAACGTACGGCAAGACGGCGTCCTGCTGCCCTTTATTGAAGCGGTGAATTTCGTCGATGAACAACACCGTGAGACGCCCCACGCGCCGGCGCGTCTGCGCTTCGGCCACGACGCGGCGCAGGTCGGCGACGCCGGCGCTCACCGCCGAAAGTTTTTCAAAATGCGCGCCCGTGGTTCGCGCGACGATTTCGGCCAGCGTCGTCTTGCCGGTTCCGGGCGGGCCCCACAGGATCATCGAAGGAACGCGATCGCTCTCGATCGCGCGCCGCAACGCGCGCCCTTCCCCAACGATATCCGTCTGCCCGACGTACTCGTCGAGCGAACGCGGGCGCATTCGCGCGGCAAGCGGCATCGCCTGTGGCCCGGGGTCGAAGAGTGAGGTGTCCATCGCCGTTATGGCGACGCGGTCGCCGCCGGTGCGGGAGCTTTGGGCTTTTTCTCGAGCGGGTTCGGAATGTGAATCGGACGCGGCGTTGCGATCGACGGATGCACGGCGCTCGGGAACTGCATCGTTACGTCGCCTTCCGCATGCGCGTCGCCGGAGAGCGTGTTGTATTTCACATGCGAGGCTTCCATGCTGCGAGCGCCTTGCACGATGTGGACGTGGCCTTCGAGAAATAGATCGTGCGTGTCGTCATTCAACGTACCCTTATCCGCATCGACCACGGTGTCGTTCTGCACGTAGTGGACGCTGCCGGTCGCCGTGTAGATTTTCCTGTTGATATTGACCTTGTCGGCGGTAAGCGTCGCGGGCCCGCCCGAACTCGAGGACGGCGCGCTCGCAACGCCGTTGAAGCTTCCGTTCACGTCGTGCATGACGACGTGGCCGTAGAGCGTCGCAACCTTCGATTTGAAGTTTCCGCTCGCGCGGTCGGCGGAAATATCGCCCCCGACGCGCGTCATCACCAGCTTGTTGGGCGCGCTAAAATCGCCGCTATGAAAGTTCATATCGGCCGATGTGGTATGCACGGTCCAAACGCCGACCGTAAAGGCCGTACCGCCCGGCGTGGCGATCGGGCCCGGCGTCGGCTTGGGCGCCGCAATGGCGAGCGCGGTGCCCAGGGACACGGCTGCGACGAGGGCGACGAACGAGCGAATCATGATTGCGAGCGCACCTTTACCGTATGACGTTCGACCGGGCCTAACAGTTCCGAGAGCCGTTCGATCGAAACGGCACCCTCGCGCAAAAGCCGCGCGACCGGTCCGGTGAGATCGACGATGGAGGATTCGAGATCGTAGCGGGTCGGCCCGTTCTCGATCAGAAGATCCGCCGCCGGCAGCGTCGGTTGCGCATCGCTTCCGCGATACGGGCTGCCCCCGCTCGGGTTGGCGCTCGAGACCGCCAGGGGGCCGCACCGGTCGAGAATGGCCTGCGCGATCGGCTCGTCCGGCACGCGGAAGCCGATGGTCGCCAATCCCGCGGTCAGCTCGTTACTGATAAACGACGGCTTCTTCACGATCAGCGTGACCGGCCCGGGCAATAGACGCTTGGCCGCGAGAATGGCCAGCGGATTCTCGCGCGCGAATTCCAAAAATTCCACCGGCGTCGCTACGTGGAGGGTGAGCGGTTTGTGGTCGGGGCGTCCCTTGGCGCCGTAAATACGATCGATCGCATCCGAACGGTACGGGTCGCAGCCGATGCCGTAACTGGTGTCGTTCGGAAAGATGACCGTTCCGCCGCGCATGATGACGCGCGCGGCTTCTTCAACGACCTCCTCGATGCGCTCGGAACGCGCATCGAGTACCGCTTCGATCTGCACGTTAGACGTGCAAGCGCATGCCGGTGCCCAGCGCGACGCACGAGAGCGGATCGTCGGCAACGATCGCAGGCACGCCGGTCACTTCCGACAAGAGCCTATCCAGCCCGCGTAAGAGCGCTCCGCCCCCGGTGAGGATCACGCCGCGATCGATGATGTCGGCGGCAAGTTCCGGCGGCGTTTTCTCGAGCACGGCTTTGACCGCTTCGACGATCGAACCGACGGGCTCGGAGAGCGCTTCGCGAATCTCTTCGCTGGTGATTTTGACGGTCTTCGGCAAGCCGTTGATGAGATCGCGTCCGCGAATCTCCATCGCCAACTCTTGCTCCAGCTTGTAG from Candidatus Dormiibacterota bacterium encodes the following:
- the lptC gene encoding LPS export ABC transporter periplasmic protein LptC yields the protein MIRSFVALVAAVSLGTALAIAAPKPTPGPIATPGGTAFTVGVWTVHTTSADMNFHSGDFSAPNKLVMTRVGGDISADRASGNFKSKVATLYGHVVMHDVNGSFNGVASAPSSSSGGPATLTADKVNINRKIYTATGSVHYVQNDTVVDADKGTLNDDTHDLFLEGHVHIVQGARSMEASHVKYNTLSGDAHAEGDVTMQFPSAVHPSIATPRPIHIPNPLEKKPKAPAPAATASP
- a CDS encoding L-threonylcarbamoyladenylate synthase; the encoded protein is MQIEAVLDARSERIEEVVEEAARVIMRGGTVIFPNDTSYGIGCDPYRSDAIDRIYGAKGRPDHKPLTLHVATPVEFLEFARENPLAILAAKRLLPGPVTLIVKKPSFISNELTAGLATIGFRVPDEPIAQAILDRCGPLAVSSANPSGGSPYRGSDAQPTLPAADLLIENGPTRYDLESSIVDLTGPVARLLREGAVSIERLSELLGPVERHTVKVRSQS
- a CDS encoding replication-associated recombination protein A yields the protein MDTSLFDPGPQAMPLAARMRPRSLDEYVGQTDIVGEGRALRRAIESDRVPSMILWGPPGTGKTTLAEIVARTTGAHFEKLSAVSAGVADLRRVVAEAQTRRRVGRLTVLFIDEIHRFNKGQQDAVLPYVEDGTIVLIGATTENPSFEVNSALLSRARVFVLQQLLDEDIAVLVDRALRDRERGIADLHVRLEDDARASLIGYANGDARTALNALEFAAHAAPEEHGERVVTKAMVQEAMQRRGSTYDKGGEAHYDVISAFIKSIRASDPDAAIYWLARMIDGGEDALFIARRLVILASEDVGLADSRGIQVAIAAQQAVHFVGMPEGFYPLAHATLFLATAPKSNSVGRAYSGAMGDVRETRNDPVPLHLRNAPTNLMKQLGYGAGYHYAHDDYDVTQANLPENLRDRAYYQPGERGAESRIAEWLKKRRPE